The following proteins are encoded in a genomic region of Candidatus Caccoplasma merdavium:
- a CDS encoding leucine--tRNA ligase — protein sequence MEYNFREIEQKWQKYWKENHTYHVTENPDKPKYYVLDMFPYPSGAGLHVGHPLGYIASDIYARFKRLKGFNVLHPMGYDAYGLPAEQYAIQTGQHPAITTEKNINRYREQLDKIGFCFDWDREIRTCEPEYYKWTQWAFIQMFNSYYDYNEQKALPINTLIEAFETNGTEELNVACSEELTFTADEWCAMSEEEQQKTLLNYRIAYLGDTMVNWCPQLGTVLANDEVSEGLSVRGGYPVEQKVMRQWCLRVSAYAQRLLDGLDTIDWTDSLKETQRNWIGRSEGAEMEFKVVNSDVTFTIFTTRADTIFGVTFMVLAPESEYVAQVTTPAQKAAVDAYLDQIKHRTERERMMDRSVTGVFSGAYAVNPLNGKEIPIWISDYVLAGYGTGAIMAVPAHDSRDYAFAKHFDLPIIPLIEGCDVSQESFDAKEGIMINSCGNGLDLNGLTVKEAIAKTKAFIKEKGLGRVKVNYRLRDAIFSRQRYWGEPFPVYYKNGLPYMLDESRLPLLLPGIDKFLPTEQGEPPLGRAKNWETEEHFPLELCTMPGFAGSSAYYLRYMDPHNDASLVSEEANTYWRNVDLYVGGTEHATGHLIYSRFWNKFLYDIGIVCEDEPFKKLVNQGMIQGRSNFVYRIKDTNTFVSYNLKDQYDTTPIHVDVNIVSNDVLDLEAFRNWRPDYKDAEFVLEDGRYICGWAVEKMSKSMFNVVNPDDIVERYGADTLRLYEMFLGPIEQSKPWDTNGIDGVHRFLKKFWNLFYDGDNLALTDGKPSKEELKSLHKLIKKVSGDIETFSYNTSVSAFMICINELTALKCRNRQILEPIVVLLAPFTPHLSEELWHTLGHTTSVCDAQWPTYNEEYLKEDTVNYAVSFNGKVRFNLEFPADASREAIEEATLAHENSAKWLDGKSIKKVIVVPGKLINIVVG from the coding sequence ATGGAATATAATTTCAGAGAAATCGAACAGAAGTGGCAAAAATACTGGAAAGAGAACCACACCTACCACGTCACCGAAAACCCGGACAAACCCAAATACTATGTGCTGGACATGTTTCCCTACCCCTCGGGAGCCGGCCTGCATGTAGGCCACCCGCTCGGGTATATCGCCTCGGATATTTACGCCCGCTTCAAACGACTCAAAGGATTCAACGTGCTGCACCCCATGGGCTACGACGCCTACGGGTTGCCCGCCGAACAATATGCCATACAGACGGGACAACACCCCGCCATCACCACCGAAAAGAACATCAACCGTTATCGCGAACAACTCGACAAAATCGGGTTCTGTTTCGACTGGGACCGTGAGATACGCACCTGCGAACCCGAATATTACAAATGGACGCAGTGGGCCTTCATACAGATGTTCAACAGTTACTACGACTACAACGAGCAGAAAGCGCTCCCCATCAACACCCTCATCGAAGCCTTCGAGACCAACGGTACCGAAGAGCTCAACGTCGCCTGCTCCGAAGAACTCACCTTCACCGCCGACGAGTGGTGCGCCATGAGCGAGGAGGAGCAGCAGAAAACCCTGCTCAACTACCGCATCGCCTACCTCGGCGACACGATGGTGAACTGGTGCCCCCAACTGGGTACCGTGCTGGCCAACGACGAAGTGAGCGAAGGGCTCTCGGTACGCGGCGGATACCCCGTCGAGCAAAAGGTGATGCGCCAATGGTGCCTCCGCGTCTCGGCCTATGCCCAACGCCTGCTCGACGGCCTCGACACCATCGACTGGACCGACTCCCTCAAAGAGACCCAGCGCAACTGGATAGGCCGCTCCGAAGGTGCCGAGATGGAGTTCAAGGTCGTCAACAGCGACGTCACCTTCACCATCTTCACCACCCGCGCCGACACCATCTTCGGGGTCACCTTCATGGTACTCGCCCCCGAAAGCGAATATGTGGCACAGGTAACCACCCCCGCACAGAAAGCCGCCGTCGACGCTTACCTCGACCAAATCAAGCACCGCACCGAACGCGAACGCATGATGGACCGCAGCGTGACCGGTGTCTTCTCGGGCGCATACGCCGTCAACCCCCTCAACGGGAAAGAGATTCCCATCTGGATAAGCGACTATGTACTGGCCGGCTACGGTACCGGCGCCATCATGGCCGTACCCGCCCACGACAGCCGCGACTACGCCTTTGCCAAGCACTTCGACCTGCCCATCATTCCCCTCATCGAGGGCTGCGACGTGTCGCAGGAGAGCTTCGACGCCAAAGAGGGCATCATGATAAACTCCTGCGGCAACGGGCTCGACCTCAACGGACTCACCGTGAAAGAGGCCATCGCCAAGACCAAAGCCTTCATCAAGGAAAAAGGACTGGGACGCGTCAAGGTCAACTACCGCCTGCGCGACGCCATATTCAGCCGCCAGCGCTACTGGGGCGAACCCTTCCCCGTCTACTACAAAAACGGGCTACCCTACATGCTCGACGAGAGCCGTCTGCCCCTGCTGCTGCCCGGCATCGACAAGTTCCTCCCCACCGAACAGGGCGAGCCCCCATTGGGACGCGCCAAGAACTGGGAAACCGAGGAGCACTTCCCCCTCGAGCTCTGCACCATGCCGGGATTTGCCGGTTCGTCGGCCTACTACCTGCGTTACATGGACCCGCACAACGACGCCTCCCTCGTGTCGGAGGAGGCCAACACCTACTGGCGCAACGTCGACCTCTATGTGGGAGGCACCGAGCACGCCACGGGACACCTCATTTACAGCCGCTTCTGGAACAAGTTCCTCTATGACATCGGCATCGTGTGCGAAGACGAGCCCTTCAAGAAACTCGTCAACCAGGGCATGATACAGGGACGCTCCAACTTCGTGTACCGCATCAAGGACACCAACACGTTTGTCTCCTACAACCTCAAAGACCAATACGATACCACCCCCATACACGTCGACGTAAACATCGTCAGCAACGACGTGCTCGACCTCGAAGCCTTCCGCAACTGGCGCCCCGACTACAAAGACGCCGAGTTTGTGCTCGAAGACGGCCGCTACATCTGCGGCTGGGCCGTGGAGAAGATGTCGAAGTCGATGTTCAACGTCGTCAACCCCGACGACATCGTCGAACGCTACGGCGCCGACACGTTGCGTCTCTACGAGATGTTCCTCGGCCCCATCGAGCAGAGCAAACCGTGGGACACCAACGGCATCGACGGCGTGCACCGTTTCCTCAAAAAATTCTGGAACCTCTTCTACGATGGCGACAACCTCGCCCTCACCGACGGCAAACCCTCGAAAGAGGAACTCAAAAGCCTGCACAAGCTCATCAAGAAAGTGAGCGGCGACATCGAGACCTTCTCCTACAACACCTCGGTGAGCGCCTTCATGATATGCATCAATGAGCTCACCGCCCTGAAATGCCGCAACCGCCAGATACTCGAACCCATCGTCGTGCTGCTCGCGCCGTTTACCCCGCACCTGAGCGAAGAGCTGTGGCACACGCTGGGGCACACCACCTCGGTGTGCGACGCCCAGTGGCCGACCTACAACGAAGAGTACCTCAAAGAAGACACGGTCAACTATGCCGTTTCGTTCAACGGCAAGGTACGCTTCAACCTCGAATTCCCGGCCGATGCGTCCCGCGAAGCAATCGAAGAGGCGACCTTGGCTCACGAAAACTCGGCCAAGTGGCTCGACGGAAAAAGCATCAAGAAGGTCATTGTCGTACCCGGAAAACTCATCAACATCGTGGTCGGATAA
- a CDS encoding TonB-dependent receptor, giving the protein MKRYTKIIIAATLFILLPAMAWCAVIKGTVRDLSSGEPLAGATVSVSGTTMAAFTDENGLFVLNKLKAGTYTLIVNYLSYQTLTLADQRVVESTPLTLDIRLKADDQNLDEVVVVGQMRRNTELGMIAATKTSLVIQSGVSSQQIKIAQDKDASEAIRRVPGISLINDKFVMVRGLSERYNNVWINGSAVPSTEADSRAFSFDIIPSSQLENIAIVKSPAPEYPADFSGGFILLTTKDLPAENNFTLSVGGNINDATHFRDFQYNKGSRTDFLGFDNGLRALPGGIDATLNPIAGNGVDLQGNGFNNDWRVRTMKPVGDLSLSADVSRIRRLADGGKLGLIGALNYSNSYKTFLDMENSLFGAYDTENDRSNYLRHSQDDQFNHTARIGAMLNLTFVPAKDNNRFEFKNIFNQIGTDRYTYRTGISAQNNHEENAEYYYSSRTTYNGQFTGKHTFESDYFDWSAGYAYANRLLPDRRKYLIDDALETGVLALSTGNDITREFTRLDEHIVSANANYRHDFEWGSFTPALKAGVYGEYRTRSYRTRSFIYNWNYSQNTLPDGFRYMDLPSELLTDGNYGADKLYLLEELKMRNNYDGNNLLGAGYVGVNLPWRGFNLYAGVRFEHSDMELIRNTRDYEVSPQSTHYIYDDLFPSVNATYKFNDEHQLRASYGKSVNRPEFREVSPSVFYDFDLASNVQGNTELRPCYVQNFDLRYEWYPTKGEQISVALFYKHFDDPIEWTYTVAGGTDLVYSYRNADGAYSYGLEVDLRKNLAFLGMPSFDFVFNGALIKSLVEFPEGDREKDRPMQGQSPYLINTGLSYRHEKSGITAALFYNRIGKRIAGVGRYLGSSGNEETVRIPDSYEMPRDVIDLSLSWKAKKHWEIKLGIRDLLADKVTFMQLDEVSTKTGETKVVEEITRQYRPGRNFNLSVGYTF; this is encoded by the coding sequence ATGAAACGCTACACAAAAATCATCATCGCTGCCACACTCTTCATCCTCCTGCCGGCCATGGCTTGGTGCGCCGTCATAAAAGGTACCGTGAGAGACCTCTCCTCGGGAGAGCCGCTTGCCGGTGCCACCGTATCGGTCTCGGGAACGACCATGGCCGCCTTCACCGACGAAAACGGACTTTTCGTCCTCAACAAACTCAAAGCCGGCACCTACACCCTCATCGTCAACTACCTCTCTTACCAGACCCTCACCCTCGCCGACCAACGGGTCGTCGAAAGCACCCCGCTCACCCTCGACATACGGCTCAAAGCCGACGACCAGAACCTCGACGAGGTCGTCGTCGTGGGACAGATGCGCCGCAACACCGAACTGGGCATGATTGCCGCCACCAAGACCAGCCTCGTGATACAGAGCGGCGTGTCGTCGCAACAGATAAAGATAGCCCAGGACAAGGACGCCTCCGAAGCCATACGCCGCGTGCCGGGCATCAGCCTCATCAACGACAAGTTCGTGATGGTGCGCGGCCTCTCCGAACGCTATAACAACGTGTGGATAAACGGTAGCGCCGTGCCCAGCACCGAAGCCGACTCGCGCGCCTTCTCGTTCGACATCATACCCAGCTCGCAGCTCGAAAACATCGCCATCGTCAAATCGCCCGCTCCCGAATATCCGGCCGATTTCAGCGGCGGATTTATCCTGCTCACCACCAAGGACCTCCCCGCCGAGAACAACTTCACCCTCTCGGTAGGCGGCAACATCAACGACGCCACCCACTTCCGCGACTTCCAATACAACAAGGGGAGCCGCACCGACTTCCTCGGCTTCGACAACGGCCTGCGCGCCCTGCCCGGCGGCATCGACGCCACCCTCAACCCCATCGCCGGCAACGGCGTCGACCTGCAAGGCAACGGTTTCAACAACGACTGGCGGGTGCGCACGATGAAGCCCGTGGGCGACCTCAGCCTCAGCGCCGACGTGAGCCGCATACGCCGCCTCGCCGACGGCGGAAAGCTGGGACTCATCGGCGCCCTCAATTACAGCAACAGCTACAAGACCTTCCTCGACATGGAAAACTCGCTCTTCGGCGCCTACGACACCGAGAACGACCGCAGCAATTACCTGCGCCACAGCCAGGACGACCAGTTCAACCACACCGCCCGCATCGGTGCCATGCTCAACCTCACGTTTGTCCCCGCCAAAGACAACAACCGCTTCGAGTTCAAAAACATCTTCAACCAGATAGGCACCGACCGCTATACCTACCGCACCGGCATCAGCGCCCAGAACAACCACGAAGAGAACGCCGAATACTATTACAGCAGCCGCACCACCTACAACGGCCAGTTTACCGGCAAACACACCTTCGAGAGCGACTACTTCGATTGGAGCGCCGGCTATGCCTACGCCAACCGCCTGCTGCCCGACCGCCGCAAATACCTCATCGACGACGCCCTCGAAACCGGCGTGCTCGCCCTCTCGACCGGCAACGACATCACCCGCGAGTTTACCCGCCTCGACGAACACATCGTCTCGGCCAACGCCAACTACCGCCACGACTTCGAGTGGGGCAGCTTCACCCCGGCACTCAAAGCCGGCGTCTACGGCGAATACCGCACCCGCAGCTACCGCACCCGCAGCTTCATCTACAACTGGAATTACAGCCAGAACACCTTGCCCGACGGCTTCCGTTACATGGACCTCCCCAGCGAACTCCTCACCGACGGGAACTACGGCGCCGACAAGCTCTACCTGCTCGAAGAGCTCAAAATGCGCAACAACTACGACGGCAACAACCTGCTGGGAGCCGGATATGTGGGCGTGAACCTGCCGTGGAGAGGCTTCAACCTCTACGCCGGCGTGCGCTTCGAGCACAGCGACATGGAGCTCATACGCAACACCCGCGACTACGAGGTGAGCCCGCAGAGCACCCACTACATCTACGACGACCTCTTCCCCTCGGTCAACGCCACCTACAAGTTCAACGACGAGCACCAGTTGCGCGCCTCCTACGGCAAGTCGGTCAACCGTCCCGAGTTCCGCGAGGTATCGCCCTCGGTCTTCTACGACTTCGACCTGGCCTCGAACGTGCAGGGCAACACCGAGCTGCGCCCCTGTTATGTGCAGAACTTCGACCTGCGCTACGAATGGTACCCCACCAAAGGTGAACAAATCTCGGTAGCCCTCTTCTACAAACACTTCGACGACCCCATTGAGTGGACCTACACCGTGGCCGGCGGTACCGACCTCGTCTACTCCTACCGCAACGCCGACGGCGCATACAGCTACGGCCTCGAAGTAGACCTGCGCAAGAACCTCGCCTTCCTGGGAATGCCCTCGTTCGACTTCGTCTTCAACGGCGCCCTCATCAAGAGCCTCGTGGAGTTTCCCGAAGGCGACCGCGAGAAAGACCGTCCCATGCAGGGACAGTCGCCCTATCTCATCAACACCGGACTCTCTTACCGCCACGAGAAGAGCGGCATCACCGCCGCCCTCTTCTACAACCGCATAGGCAAACGCATCGCCGGCGTGGGCCGCTACCTCGGCAGCTCGGGCAACGAAGAGACCGTGCGCATACCCGACTCCTACGAGATGCCCCGCGACGTCATCGACCTGAGCCTCTCCTGGAAAGCCAAGAAACACTGGGAGATAAAGCTGGGTATCCGCGACCTGCTGGCCGACAAGGTCACCTTCATGCAACTCGACGAGGTGTCGACAAAGACGGGCGAGACCAAGGTCGTCGAAGAGATTACCCGCCAATACCGCCCGGGACGCAACTTCAACCTATCGGTCGGCTACACCTTCTGA